gctcgctgaCTTGACGGTCACCATTCTCGTAAGTTAATTCTTGTACAAGTGATCCACGATACAATTGGTCCAAACGGTCAATTGTTGTCCTTTGATGTGGAGGAGGTGCCATCGTTGCGTGGAAATGTGTTATCTATTGTTGTCTATTGAAAATACCGAATTTGAGAGGATTCTCTTTGCTGTCAACGTGTTAATTCGTATCCACGCTTATTTTTAGTGGCtttgataatttttctttttagttggACTCACTAAGAAGAAACAGAACCGATTTAGTAAAGTCAACTACACAGTACGGATAGCGTCTTTCAATTTTTACCCTACATTTGTTCGACAACTTCGATTCTATTTTCTTCCAGATATTTACTCGCAGCAACCTTTTTCTAATGAAATCTAATCACGTCGAAATATTGTTTGTCGCGAGGAATATTAAGCTAATTGGCTGCAAATTTGAACTATTTTTTTAagatataagaataaatataatattataacgtAGATAACTTTTATACGCATAAGGAATGCAAGAATAAAAACGTAACTCTGATGTGTTTCAATAAATTGATTTCAAGTAAGACGTATAGCTTCCCTTCTTGTCTTGCTTTGCCCTTATTCTCTTGACGTGATCTTAAATTATAAGTGATAAAAAAGAGATATAAaagttgtaaaaattgtttaaccaTTCTTTCTTTAGAATATAAACCATACGTTGCACAATAAACATCCAAGAATAAATGAAGCTTGTAAAAGTGTAAAAACAACTGCAACTGTGGAATagttatatttttgaaaatatttttagtactATATTGTTAAAGTGTTTCAAGCTCCATCTGTTAgaatgaatgaaaaaaaattttgttgacaTATTTCTTCATTACAATACTTTTCTATGTTATACGAATTGCAAATAGTAAGCAATGTTCTGTCTGTAAACGTAAGCGACGATTGGTTGATTAATCAATCGTCTGTGCATCTGCCCGAAGTGTTAGCTCACTTATCAAGTAATTGTTATCAGTGAAATATAGTTTTACgacataatattatttttaagaaaacaaaCACAAGTTGCTTCGAATTCtaaaattatattgaaaaatgtCTGAGACtcaatataaaaatgttacgcATTGTATTTTTGATATGGACGGATTATTACTTGGTAAGCAAGTTATATAGTATTTGTATCTATTAGATTAATGTAGAGATTCGGTTAAAAGTAATAAGATAACTTATCTTAATACAATAATTAGgaaggaatatttcaaattgtttaattttattttataaaatcaatATTCTTATACAATGTATACTCCGAATTAACCTATAGataagtttatttatttatgtgaaTATAGTAATTTTGTTTTGTCTATGCACGTATAGTAATGAATAAGGTCTTAATGTCAATTATTAAGAAATATGAGgagtataaattaaaatattccacgCATCTGTATGAGCGGATTCTACTGTCAATGAAAAGGTTAAAAAATCACTCACGCGTGAGTTTATATGTGCTTTATTCCCAATTTTTAAGGAAGCTGTGTTAGAATTTTGTACATACATACCCGCGTTTgtgtatgaaataaaattataatttttattaaaaattttaaattgttataattttcaaaagctGCCTTCAACACAGTTTCTATAAATTAACATATAAATTATACATGATAATTAAAATCAGTacaataaatgaattttatgtattatattgattgtataaataattttttatcaaaatctCAATAGATACAGAAACACTTTACTCTGAAGCTTTTAATCGTATTACAAATCGCTATGGAAAGCAATTTACATGGGaacataaaacaaaaataatgggTATGAAAACCACTGAAATTGCACAAATTATAGTTGAAATGTTATCTTTACCTTTAACAGCAGAAGAATTTCAAAATGAAATAGctaaaatatacagagaaataTTTCCTTCTGCCAATCTAATGCcaggtaataaataaaaatttgtatgaaattaagcaaatgaaaaaaaaaggtaaaattCTTTCCATGAAAGAATATTGTTATGTTTAATTtccaatatattatatacaaataGGTGCCGAACAGCTTTTAAAACATCTGAAGCATTATAATATTCCATTTGCATTAGCAACAGGTTCAactaaagaaaattttgaattgaaaACTCAAAGATGGACAGgggtatttaatttatttcatcaTAAAGTACTTGGTGGTTCTGATCCTGATATTGTTCATGGTAAACCAGCACCAGACATATTTTTAGTTGCTGCAAAGCGTTTTCCTGATAATCCTGATCCCTCAAAGGTTTGTTATAGTTAATGTTTGTGATTTTTTTTTGCAAGTTTGCCTTATGATTAGTTTTACACAAGTTTTCTGTTTTTAGTGTCTTGTGTTTGAAGATGCTCCGAATGGAGTAAAAGCTGCTCTTAATGCTGGAATGCAAGTTATTATGGTGCCAGATCCAATGTTACCAAAACATTATATTGAAAATCCATCATTAATAATAAACAGCCTTGAAGAATTTCACCCTGAAATGTTTGGTTTACCACCGTATAATACATAACATGTAAGGGATATACctctgatatatatatatatatatatagcttaTAAAAAGAATAATAGTTTAATGTTTCAACAATTAGATCAATATTAAAGTATTGACACGtataaagaaggaaaagaaaatgataACATATATTTGTTAAGAATATAAATTGCGATTTTATCTTGTtgcattaattatttttaatacaaatatacaaaaataaattattcttaaatGTTCTTTATCGCGTGTAaaaacgtttaaataaaatatcttccaaaccattatgtaattttcttttaattgtatgatatataataataactGGATTTGAGAGTAACAGTGCATGTTATGAATGTAGAGATTTCACAAAAACCATAGAAAATGAAGATAGTAATGGCCTTGAGTGTAGGATGTCAATAGTTCAGAATCAAATGAACATTTCTGGATGCTAGAATTTTAAAGACCTGGATATTCCAAATCAAGTAAGCATTATAAGTTGCAAGTATTATCACTATGTAGAATTACCAGACATTTTtaggaaaaatatagaaaaacaaaattctATGATAAAAAAAGGATTAATGTAAGCCTAATCAAAATACATTAAAATGGACCTCATAGTAGACAAAAAGCATTTAGTTAGGGAGAAATACATTCTAAGGCTTGTACCCAATGAAGGTCAAATATCGTTTGAGACGTACTTGAGTGTGCTTCAAATAAATCGCTGTACTTACTCCATACACTAAACATTAATATtaacatattatattataataaacttacAATAGATTTCCAGATAATAGTCATACATAAATAACAAATACTTTGTAGAAATAATGAACATTaagtattttccttttttcacgAACAAAGTATGATAAATTTCTACAATCCATTTGTCATACAATTAACGAACTTGATTATAAACAACAAGGCTCTACATTTTTACTTTAACATTTCATTTTCTTACCTAAATATTTTATAGTGCCATGTAAAtatcagaagaaaaaaaataaaattaagttcAAGAAGATAAGCTTGCAGAAACAAATCTGAACAGTTCTAATcgcttaaaaattaaattacattcaTAAAGAATGTTAATTCTTGTTTTAAATctgaaacaaaaaaacaaaaattcggATTTACTTTCGTATTATAATCGTATAATCGTATTAAAATATACGTTataatcgtattaaaattttatcattGTACATTATTaccaaaattaataataatttttgtttattgtgTACAACTTACTATTTCATCGTCTGAGCCATCTGATATATCtagaatatttgtatttaaaccCAATGTTTTATATTGGGAATTAATACTTAAAAATATGGTATCCAAACATACAACCGAAAACGCGTTGCGCCTTAAAATCTTTTCTATTGCTTCCTTTAAGGAATCATAT
The sequence above is drawn from the Ptiloglossa arizonensis isolate GNS036 chromosome 1, iyPtiAriz1_principal, whole genome shotgun sequence genome and encodes:
- the LOC143154417 gene encoding pseudouridine-5'-phosphatase; the protein is MSETQYKNVTHCIFDMDGLLLDTETLYSEAFNRITNRYGKQFTWEHKTKIMGMKTTEIAQIIVEMLSLPLTAEEFQNEIAKIYREIFPSANLMPGAEQLLKHLKHYNIPFALATGSTKENFELKTQRWTGVFNLFHHKVLGGSDPDIVHGKPAPDIFLVAAKRFPDNPDPSKCLVFEDAPNGVKAALNAGMQVIMVPDPMLPKHYIENPSLIINSLEEFHPEMFGLPPYNT